The following are encoded in a window of Pseudalgibacter alginicilyticus genomic DNA:
- a CDS encoding RagB/SusD family nutrient uptake outer membrane protein has translation MKKIIFSLFITVILINSCSNDLLNENPPNAIYAEKLYADLSGLEAGVNGLYSLLRYEREGLNSGSSLITDVTMAGTDMFAANHSGNGVSRVSVDWTARNKPDYSVYEDVFLWLYEIVNSSNEIIKNVEERDDIDWSGNELSDAENKNLILAEAKVARAFAYRHLTYLWGDVPLNLNPSSNGIIRTDWERTPVNEVRQQVIKDFRFAEPIIPVEGSLIGRITKGAVQHYLAEMYLTLNKPDSTVYWANKVVNNSAYALITERYGVQAEQDGVAFMDMFKAGNTNRDEGNTEALWVFQFKKNVLGGGEYPIMAMHHTSRYRSGNLDLQVTADRGGYGNGRSSLTKWALNNFDDPNDDRGSEYAIRKSFTYRDATGNAPYPADILPPGKNYGDVILLDWSEDISDDNNGIEEWPFSRKYDWADPVDPIGNRESFYDQIYLRAADTYLLKAEAEFKLGNPQAAANTINILRARSHAFDVEASDINIDFILDERARELMAEEPRRYTLLRTGKWAERTIKYNNRGSSTIDPERDILLPIPQSVIDSNLEKEMPQNPKF, from the coding sequence ATGAAAAAAATAATATTTAGTCTTTTTATTACTGTTATTTTAATTAACAGTTGTAGTAATGATTTATTGAACGAAAATCCACCCAACGCCATTTATGCAGAAAAATTATATGCAGATTTATCAGGGCTAGAGGCTGGAGTAAACGGACTTTATTCCCTTCTTCGCTACGAGCGGGAAGGATTAAACTCAGGGTCATCCTTAATAACCGATGTTACTATGGCTGGTACCGATATGTTTGCGGCAAACCATAGCGGTAATGGTGTATCTCGAGTTTCAGTTGATTGGACCGCTAGAAACAAACCAGATTATAGTGTATATGAAGATGTTTTTCTTTGGCTTTATGAGATTGTAAACTCTTCTAATGAGATTATTAAAAACGTTGAAGAGAGAGATGATATTGATTGGAGTGGAAATGAATTGAGCGATGCAGAAAATAAAAACTTAATTTTAGCTGAGGCAAAAGTGGCCCGTGCTTTTGCATATAGGCACCTTACTTACCTTTGGGGAGATGTGCCTTTAAATTTAAATCCATCAAGCAACGGAATTATTAGAACCGATTGGGAACGAACTCCAGTAAACGAGGTAAGGCAACAAGTTATTAAAGACTTCCGTTTTGCAGAACCTATTATACCAGTAGAAGGGTCATTAATTGGTAGAATAACCAAAGGAGCTGTACAACATTATTTGGCAGAAATGTATTTAACCTTGAATAAACCAGATAGCACCGTTTATTGGGCTAATAAAGTAGTGAATAATTCTGCCTATGCACTTATTACCGAGCGTTATGGGGTACAAGCAGAACAAGATGGTGTTGCTTTTATGGATATGTTTAAAGCTGGAAACACCAATCGTGACGAAGGTAACACTGAAGCATTATGGGTTTTTCAATTTAAAAAAAATGTTTTGGGAGGTGGAGAATATCCAATTATGGCCATGCACCATACTTCCAGGTATAGAAGTGGGAATTTAGATTTACAGGTTACTGCAGATAGAGGCGGTTATGGAAACGGACGTTCATCATTAACAAAATGGGCATTGAATAATTTTGATGACCCGAATGATGATAGAGGTTCTGAATACGCTATCAGAAAGTCTTTTACGTATCGAGATGCAACAGGAAATGCACCTTACCCAGCGGATATTCTACCACCAGGAAAAAATTATGGCGATGTAATTTTGTTGGACTGGAGCGAAGATATAAGTGATGACAATAATGGTATAGAAGAATGGCCATTTAGTAGAAAATATGATTGGGCAGATCCAGTAGACCCCATAGGAAATAGAGAATCATTTTATGATCAAATTTATTTGAGGGCAGCAGATACTTACCTTTTAAAGGCAGAAGCTGAATTTAAGTTAGGAAATCCACAAGCGGCAGCCAATACAATAAATATTCTTAGAGCAAGAAGTCATGCTTTTGATGTTGAGGCAAGTGATATTAATATAGATTTTATATTAGATGAAAGAGCAAGGGAATTAATGGCTGAAGAGCCAAGAAGGTATACACTTTTACGAACAGGAAAATGGGCTGAACGCACTATAAAATATAACAATCGTGGTTCTAGTACTATAGATCCAGAACGTGATATCCTACTTCCTATTCCACAATCAGTTATTGATTCTAATTTAGAAAAGGAAATGCCACAAAACCCAAAATTCTAA